In Toxoplasma gondii ME49 chromosome X, whole genome shotgun sequence, a single genomic region encodes these proteins:
- a CDS encoding vacuolar (h+)-atpase g subunit protein (encoded by transcript TGME49_228200), which translates to MLKRLSKASRSGSGTARAAAWEEAGSTNPNTPVVEDPGGVRGVGSRGGSGEPPGTPRHGPEDEPKKRHSRASSKLFSRITSKVSRSVSALLHGDSGPSEGFDDAHGKADRARAPAQRRETEERSSASASAEAGDALNHEQSLPHKKKFHLPHPHLPGHSRMTMRPQNSQGTGALELLEGDGAAAGLAHKMHPSHLPHLHLRGSILGLVREAAHGGKDIPHCEPEPEQGVELLQQLHQAHERARQIVEKSRKQKESLLQRARAEVEQEANKLREEAEKEFEVSAEAEHEEDAAFLTATNNAKAEVDVAPEVMDHAVHFCIDQVLSVDVKLPEELKKRLPIIKAHPPTFFRKSCASQFPTTRGANEPAILKAALDHSYRQSFNQSTAHYGSFVGQDNDGYRGPGLSNLGGRSGSTDAKKEVYSAILGDRAWNDEDEFHIDLSDTEQPRAGGNWWQAGRRRGNEGENCFHRGHRALCQGCWPAVSS; encoded by the exons ATGTTGAAGCGCCTGTCGAAGGCTTCCCGGAGCGGGTCCGGGACGGCCCGCGCGGCTGCGTGGGAAGAGGCGGGGAGCACGAACCCAAACACACCAGTCGTGGAGGATCCGGGCGGGGTCCGGGGAGTGGGCAGCCGAGGCGGCAGCGGGGAGCCACCTGGGACGCCGCGGCACGGTCCAGAGGACGAGCCCAAGAAGCGCCACTCGCGCGCCAGCAGCAAGTTGTTTTCGCGTATCACTTCCAAGGTTTCGCGCTCGGTCTCTGCGCTGCTGCACGGGGACTCGGGGCCCAGCGAGGGTTTCGACGACGCCCACGGCAAGGCCGACCGGGCGCGCGCCCCCGCGcagaggcgcgagaccgaggagaggagcagcGCGAGCGCTTCGGCGGAGGCCGGCGACGCACTCAACCACGAGCAGTCGCTCCCGCACAAGAAGAAGTTTCATCTGCCCCACCCGCATCTTCCTGGTCACAGCCGCATGACGATGAGGCCGCAGAACAGCCAGGGGACCGGCGCTTTGGAGCTCCTTGAAGGCGACGGTGCGGCCGCTGGTCTTGCCCACAAGATGCATCCCTCCCACCTGCCTCATTTGCACCTGCGAGGCTCGATCCTCGGCCTCGTCCGCGAAGCTGCGCACGGCGGTAAAGATATCCCTCATTGCGAACCCGAGCCTGAACAAGGCGTCGAACTGCTACAGCAGCTCCACCAAGCCCACGAACGCGCCAGGCAAATCGTCGAAAAGAGCcgcaaacagaaagaaagccTCCTGCAACGCGCACGAGCCGAAGTCGAACAAGAAGCCAACAAACTCAG ggaagaagccgagaaagagTTCGAAGTTTCGGCGGAGGCtgaacacgaagaagacgcggccTTCTTGACGGCGACGAACAACGCGAAAGCAGAGGTTGATGTCGCTCCGGAGGTGATGGATCATGCCGTCCATTTCTGCATTG ACCAGGTGCTGAGCGTGGACGTAAAGCTGCCAGAGGAGTTGAAGAAGCGTCTTCCGATCAT cAAGGCGCATCCGCCTACGTTTTTCCGGAAGAGTTGCGCGTCTCAGTTTCCGACGACTCGCGGGGCGAACGAGCCTGCGATTCTGAAGGCCGCGCTGGACCACTCGTACCGGCAAAGTTTCAACCAGAGCACAGCGCACTACGGCTCTTTTGTAGGGCAGGACAACGACGGCTACCGAGGCCCCGGGCTGAGCAACCTGGGGGGACGAAGTGGGTCAACAgatgcgaagaaagaagtttACTCTGCGATTTTGGGAGACCGCGCGTGgaacgacgaggacgagTTCCACATCGACCTCTCAGACACCGAACAGCCGCGCGCCGGAGGAAACTGGTGGCAGgcaggcagacgcagaggaaacgagggagaaaactGCTTCCATAGAGGCCATCGGGCCCTCTGTCAAGGATGTTGgccggctgtctcctcttaA
- a CDS encoding eukaryotic initiation factor-3, subunit 5, putative (encoded by transcript TGME49_228190): MIRSVSRSVGTSSQQHNVPKHFDILPYPPLKVRVHPVVVLTILDAYLRREEGQMNVIGTLLGTVSEGNVVDISDCFVDRHSLTDEGLLQIIKDHHETMYELKQQVSGSGTKDIVVGWFCTGSEMTELTCAVHGWFKQFNSVSKFHPQPPLTEPIHLMVNTTMDRDNLSIKAYMQVPMNMAKDACFQFQELPLELFASSSDRAGLSLLLKVREANRRHRQQHDGSRASALSSSSTSSAAAVAAISDTPGVAGVPVIKQGLGAALEKLSDQLNKCGAYVRSVLDGSEKADPEIGRFLSKALCVEAVQDLEVFEQMCQNALQDNLMVVHLTSLARLQFAVAEKLNTSFF; this comes from the exons ATGATAAGGTCAGTGTCCAGGTCCGTTGGGACCTCTTCTCAGCAGCACAATGTGCCCAAGCACTTTGATATTCTCCCGTACCCCCCCCTCAAAGTGCGGGTCCACCCCGTCGTCGTCCTCACGATCTTGGATGCCTACCTGAGACGCGAAGAGGGTCAGATGAACGTCATTGGAACGCTTCTCGGAACAGTGTCCGAAGGCAATGTTGTGGACATCTCAGACTGCTTCGTCGACAGACACTCGCTCACAGATGAG GGTCTGTTGCAAATCATCAAGGACCACCACGAGACCATGTACGAGCTGAAACAGCAAGTTAGCGGCAGCGGCACCAAGGACATCGTCGTGGGTTGGTTCTGCACTGGGAGCGAAATGACGGAGTTGACCTGTGCCGTCCACGGCTGGTTCAAGCAGTTCAACAGCGTCTCGAAGTTCCACCCGCAGCCGCCGCTTACGGAGCCCATTCACTTGATGGTGAACACAACCATGGATCGCGACAACCTTTCCATCAAG GCCTACATGCAAGTCCCGATGAACATGGCCAAGGACGCTTGCTTCCAGTTCCAGGAACTGCCTCTTGAATTGTTTGCCTCCTCGTCCGACCGCGCGGGTCTTTCCCTGCTCTTGAAGGTCCGGGAGGCGAACCGACGCCACCGCCAGCAGCACGATGGCAGCCGGGCGAGTGCGCTCTCGAGCAGCTCAACCTCGTCCGCCGCCGCTGTGGCAGCGATCAGCGATACCCCTGGAGTTGCAGGTGTCCCGGTCATCAAGCAGGGCTTGGGTGCTGCTCTCGAGAAGCTGTCTGATCAGCTGAACAAGTGCGGAGCGTACGTCAGGAGCGTCCTCGATGGCTCTGAAAAGGCGGACCCCGAAATTGGCCGGTTCCTTAGCAAGGCGCTCTGCGTGGAGGCTGTTCAGGACCTCGAGGTCTTTGAACAGATGTGCCAGAACGCACTCCAAGATAACCTGATGGTCGTCCACCTCACCAGCCTTGCTCGGCTACAGTTTGCTGTGGCTGAGAAACTCAACACGTCCTTCTTCTAA
- a CDS encoding cytochrome C oxidase assembly factor COX15, putative (encoded by transcript TGME49_228180~Predicted trans-membrane domain (TMHMM2.0):54-77:80-103:123-143:147-170:176-196:239-257:269-292:296-319) — MTDWRFQGKKLPQTPEEWEVEFNRYKETPEYQQVHHGITLEEFQQIYFIEWFHRMFARATGLFFVGGTFGFAAAKALTSRMTLRLAGMGILGAAQGLVGWWMVKSGFSEPTTENKMPRVSPYRLAFHLVNAMALYSLVLWHALSLLYPATSAIAVAAAPTVGMAAVRAAMNKLRSRTWALGALIATTLCSGAFVAGNDAGHAYNTWPKMIDDWVPPEVYEVVKQPLKIFESTPVVQFDHRMLAYATLIGSSLLYFTGRRLPVPTEVKVALAALPSMVTLQLLLGITTLLFFVPTELGVLHQGGGMATLSALVYLCHTISRVSRSLPV; from the exons ATGACAGACTGGAGGTTCCAGGGGAAGAAACTTCCCCAGACTCCGGAGGAGTGGGAAGTGGAGTTTAATCGTTACAAG GAGACGCCCGAATATCAGCAAGTTCACCACGGGATTACTCTGGAGGAGTTTCAGCAAATCTATTTCATCGAGTGGTTCCACCGCATGTTTGCGCGGGCCACGGGGCTGTTCTTCGTCGGAGGGACCTTTGGTTTTGCCGCAGCCAAAGCTCTCACCTCTCGCATGACCCTACGACTGGCCG GCATGGGAATTCTCGGAGCAGCCCAGGGTCTTGTTGGATGGTGGATGGTCAAAAGCGGATTCAGCGAGCCCACAACAGAAAACAAGATGCCGAG GGTGTCTCCATATCGGCTGGCGTTTCATCTGGTCAATGCCATGGCCCTGTACAGTCTGGTCCTCTGGCATGCCTTGTCGCTTCTCTACCCGGCAACATCTGCTATTGCGGTCGCAGCCGCTCCGACCGTGGGCATGGCGGCTGTCCGCGCCGCGATGAACAAACTCCGATCACGCACGTGGGCCTTGGGAGCTTTGATCGCAACCACCCTGTGTTCAGGAGCGTTTGTGGCAGGGAACGACGCCGGCCACGCGTACAACACTTGGCCTAAAATGATCGACGA ctggGTTCCCCCAGAGGTTTATGAAGTCGTAAAACAGCCACTGAAGATCTTTGAGTCGACGCCAGTTGTTCAGTTCGACCATCGCATGCTCGCGTACGCCACTCTGATTGGGTCGAGTCTTCTCTACTTCACTGGTCGCCGACTTCCTGTGCCGACAGAAGTCAAG GTCGCACTGGCAGCGCTCCCCAGCATGGTAACATTGCAGTTGTTGCTGGGCATCACAACACTCTTGTTCTTTGTCCCCACGGAACTTGGCGTTTTACATCAG GGTGGTGGTATGGCGACACTGAGCGCCCTTGTCTACCTCTGTCACACAATATCGAGAGTCTCCAGGTCACTGCCCGTCTAA
- a CDS encoding hypothetical protein (encoded by transcript TGME49_228175), translating to MGFRSPKSGDEEEQETEYQQWQGEFEQGKNNRKFESFTGSPSSRGEPASEVIRTQREQTRVSNGGNAPENRMKKSSFTVEFAFGSPPSSAPSPPQLLYLLPVVDSENRYVHLLPTITHVGPFLVVPSGVDAQLGRIPSDVSGTAQETGGSFPELVSLVKSSIVAPVARQRETFQTQPSAIGGSAASNHGTPGVERSANQAGIPFSGFLLPSSLTSGLSYPALNELQPVHPSQENQFRNTGVTGQTADRRDSRLVFHLPPLPPIFGTSLPSSLLHDGGQDVHHLSKTSSYKPTPQQLITLPPVATIISPADSHEVALPPLQFSGPSRSSLLTGTSAEAQEDTLINTLSAPHTDIASSSGRPLATVSAPSSFAQDMPESPSEPLFLTGQETPSTGVTSLNNASALDYTRGPPARADGFFGTDDYRTGSLRQTVHLTPTEIGTAFPLDKYRKYQDSGGLNFAGSNAGNGLEAMTPGQLVELALNHASEAAAQATERENPVVSSISTLLFPHQQDTDKANSQADSRGSWTATQRVLPQLGSLFSILTGLDSDLLWRFFTGSARPPSPTAEIAASVPASPFSSPDVNFLSTSPPVDDPSLSKQWRSHEYDPTASFPMPNVALNPSHETTASRTHARNALQSSVPPLEALKFGLHVEVPDVSADGGLQSHRV from the exons ATGGGTTTCCGTTCTCCCAAAAGTGGAGATgaggaggaacaggagaCTGAATACCAGCAGTGGCAAGGTGAATTTGAACAGGGGAAAAATAACAGGAAGTTTGAGTCTTTCACAGGCTCGCCCTCGAGCAGGGGGGAACCGGCTTCTGAAGTCATCAGAACACAACGCGAACAAACCCGGGTTTCGAATGGTGGAAATGCTCCTGAGAATCGGATGAAAAAGTCGTCCTTCACAGTGGAGTTTGCGTTCGGCTCCCCCCCATCATCTGCTCCGAGTCCTCCCCAACTACTGTACCTGCTTCCAGTCGTTGATAGCGAGAATAGATATGTGCATTTGTTACCCACAATAACTCACGTGGGGCCGTTTTTGGTCGTCCCATCTGGCGTCGATGCACAACTTGGTAGAATCCCTTCTGACGTCTCTGGTACTGcccaggagacaggcggTTCCTTCCCCGAATTAGTCTCCCTGGTAAAAAGCTCCATTGTGGCTCCTGTCGCTAGACAACGCGAGACTTTCCAAACACAGCCTTCTGCTATAGGTGGCTCTGCTGCTTCAAACCATGGTACTCCAGGAGTCGAACGTTCTGCAAATCAGGCTGGTATTCCCTTCTCCGGTTTTCtgctcccttcctctcttacGTCAGGGCTGTCGTACCCTGCTCTTAATGAATTACAGCCTGTGCATCCCTCTCAAGAAAACCAGTTCAGAAACACGGGCGTCACAGGGCAAAcggcagacaggagagacagtcgTTTAGTTTTCCATTTGCCACCTCTGCCACCGATTTTCGGCACCTCTCTTCcatcttctctgctgcacgACGGAGGGCAAGACGTTCATCATTTGTCAAAAACCTCTTCATATAAGCCAACACCCCAGCAACTCATCACCCTTCCACCTGTTGCAACCATCATTTCGCCTGCTGACTCTCACGAGGTGGCCTTGCCGCCTCTTCAATTTTCCGGCCCTTCTCGATCTTCGCTCTTGACTGGCACATCAGCCGAAGCCCAGGAAGACACACTCATCAATACTCTCAGCGCGCCACATACAGAcattgcttcttcttctggaagGCCGCTAGCAACAGTTTCGGCGCCAAGTAGCTTTGCACAAGATATGCCTGAATCCCCGTCAGAGCCATTGTTTCTCACTGGCCAGGAAACCCCTTCTACAGGAGTGACTTCTCTGAACAATGCGTCGGCTCTAGACTACACGAGAGGGCCGCCTGCAAGAGCGGACGGCTTTTTTGGGACGGACGACTACAGGACAGGGTCATTAAGACAGACGGTTCATCTAACGCCAACAGAGATAGGTACAGCCTTCCCCCTTGATAAATATAGAAAATATCAGGATTCTGGCGGTCTGAACTTCGCCGGCAGCAACGCAGGAAATGGGCTGGAGGCCATGACTCCTGGGCAACTCGTTGAACTCGCCCTAAACCACGCATCGGAAGCTGCAGCTCAAGCTACAGAGCGCGAAAATCCTGTAGTGTCGTCGATCTCGACGCTGTTATTTCCGCATCAACAGGATACAGACAAAGCAAATTCGCAGGCAGATTCGAGGGGATCTTGGACTGCTACTCAGCGAGTGCTACCTCAACTGGGCTCCCTTTTCTCAATTCTGACAGGCCTAGACAGCGACCTTTTGTGGCGGTTTTTCACGGGATCAG CCCGGCCACCGTCACCTACAGCTGAGATTGCTGCGTCAGTGCCCGCGTCACCGTTTTCCTCACCTGACGTCAATTTTCTGTCAACTTCGCCACCCGTTGACGACCCTTCACTTTCAAAGCAGTGGCGTTCCCATGAGTACGACCCCACAGCTTCCTTCCCTATGCCGAATGTGGCCCTAAACCCTTCACATGAGACGACTGCCAGCAGGACTCATGCTCGTAATGCTTTGCAGAGCTCTGTGCCCCCATTAGAAGCGCTAAAGTTCGGTTTGCACGTAGAGGTGCCCGATGTGTCCGCAGATGGTGGCCTCCAATCTCATCGAGTGTGA
- the IMC2A gene encoding inner membrane complex protein IMC2A (encoded by transcript TGME49_228170~Gene product name based on ToxoDB Community Expert Annotation. PMID:11420112 and GenBank:AY032682.3.~Predicted trans-membrane domain (TMHMM2.0):19-39), translating to MERRTRPDVSPRWQARRIHFVWLTALAVPIFLLFPSLSLLESTSSAGCSGIQCFASFPGVAAGSTHSREGADPSPQETLMQPRRLSGIIKTLVLWDPVQRLMPSLNLDSVVFVAGKHKADRSAAFHTTMDDVMTLLLRWFNEKDKPNWLLQGFVTEAALFREHVRYQDQMIHEQTQNQSEQQPTDPQAGMDKVLNIEVYTYLAGAKRRVRDWICDGNTFMRTGEEGSHAFKQPFLTERDVGFLRGLPYNVLRVARGVYSKRVPASVKRLQEELFHRGIRTLNDLLLKTNLMDLFVLFDIMDESFTQIDVLREFSNRWKKYRAEEVVPPLLPPGKWEGERSIEELMRDDHYPSMKFPRCTMLKCVMQDTWSKNAVETITVEKKDTNSLKLLLIGNTGIGEYKSRAERKGLWYKLKRFLWTNEFDQTVSALAKWHAEEKADAVLGLGDFLGIPGPLSARDERFTKRWYDIFVKDAKLDIPWLMTLGEEEALVNPSASVRHHYTGEHPNWYMPNDAYTATFSFSTSMTMANGTIQHEAFNATVINVNTWNLFVGNPIANNMQSMMDRLMWLSDQLYTAVNQTTNWLIIMGHLPLVSTGPQGEQGRLQYVDDLYKNGQPRGPEAVLIQMLLSHYQVDLYVSAHDHFMEYVALEDLSKNTTTAFITSGAAVRLLDKDVGRGWIGRLRGALYPILCWSGRRILYAFHPGGCHPERWDQNQAYRFFAPVNSQYKVNIVERVTKATGFAALRLTKDYLVAEFIDSRSKKLAGRRASKRSNKDQRDIQFMDPVAEGRLRYDELEAARSAFADANEERISKEIQFARQCPILAQRIKFYQTEINDLVSKYDQIGKQKDAYEVMDDNTIEILLSEGVNVVSRIAQAVSEMNVLAGDYDKMVKKYRELIDLKDTMPAADDPRYAQLFQLEKAYIDARKMRQQTARELAVGRDGMQDREGEKDLERMILNMQVIRREIVAVENDIKANPFVPSEEQPEEGKVDVNGAETPEGGDGKEPLPAIKYPDDSLEARIERKREQLQKHERSLSALKRASPEDREKIKMRIVELERLIKGTQEELAAMQQRLQRQQQAMRPSRVWQLLQRRQDLETKLLQIKILVNQVEKLPEETRTSPDARAQVERLTAQRVNIEKDIRDISDELGTREPTELEKQCLDKKASVWRAELVLAQESLLSEKQRSIPVVRDAVHAAKRSIGGLRRELEELTEKVKVELRERDAAFDAGLEASRVPPPEAEGRKVTPVPAPHVQANLETQGRSRADALMHEFNGGEDEIAVIDEAIRVSPLLSPEERAELEKLVGPVQDLPQKKADLEKRLAALKDQAEQEAQEANVDPEAKRAGSGSRRLFELFEPKKEPTPYKQLEPIDLGPVDSCLQVPMLEYHVEIALHPTMQKYIKDKCIFIFAQMAYQTQYRVIQPVHLYLRSHKGLQTLLYRVPSVHVFRAWNQFFGSMHNTRFKSLLKTLKKGLKFVHETFKPVGARGEALEAS from the exons ATGGAAAGACGTACACGTCCGGATGTGTCGCCTCGCTGGCAAGCCCGGCGAATTCACTTCGTCTGGCTGACGGCGTTGGCAGTCCCCATTTTTCTGCTGTTCCCATCGTTATCACTTCTGGAGAGCACATCTTCAGCCGGGTGTTCCGGTATCCAATGTTTTGCGAGTTTCCCTGGCGTCGCTGCTGGCTCAACACACTCTCGCGAAGGGGCGGACCCTTCGCCTCAAGAAACCCTAATGCAGCCTAGACGTCTGAGTGGCATCATAAAGACGTTGGTTTTATGGGATCCAGTTCAGCGTCTGATGCCGAGCTTGAATTTGGACAGTGTGGTGTTTGTTGCGGGGAAGCATAAGGCTGACCGATCGGCTGCATTTCACACGACAATGGACGACGTAATGACCCTGTTGTTGCGGTGGTTcaacgaaaaagacaaacCGAATTGGCTGCTCCAGGGCTTTGTCACGGAGGCTGCTTTGTTTCGGGAACACGTCCGGTATCAGGACCAGATGATCCACGAGCAAACGCAGAATCAAAGCGAACAGCAGCCGACAGACCCGCAGGCAGGCATGGACAAGGTTTTGAACATCGAGGTGTACACTTATCTAGCGGGTGCGAAGCGACGTGTCAGGGACTGGATTTGCGATGGCAATACGTTCATGCGGACAGGCGAGGAAGGTTCTCATGCTTTCAAGCAGCCGTTTCTAACGGAACGCGATGTTGGTTTTCTCCGGGGTCTTCCGTACAATGTTCTCCGTGTCGCGCGAGGCGTGTACTCCAAGCGTGTGCCGGCATCGGTGAAACGTTTGCAGGAAGAGCTGTTTCACCGCGGCATTCGCACGCTGAACGACCTTCTGCTGAAAACCAATCTCATGGatctcttcgttctttttgACATTATGGACGAATCATTCACCCAAATTGACGTTCTTCGGGAGTTCTCTAACAGGTGGAAAAAGTATCGAGCGGAGGAGGTCGTTCCCCCCCTGCTGCCGCCAGGCAAATGGGAGGGAGAACGGAGCATAGAAGAACTCATGCGCGACGACCACTATCCGTCGATGAAGTTCCCCAGATGCACCATGCTCAAGTGTGTGATGCAGGACACTTGGTCAAAAAACGCCGTAGAGACGATCAccgtcgagaaaaaagatacGAATTCTCTCAAGTTGCTTCTCATTGGAAACACGGGCATCGGTGAGTACAAGTCACgtgcagaaagaaagggtcTCTGGTACAAGTTGAAGCGATTCCTGTGGACAAATGAGTTCGACCAAACGGTTTCGGCACTCGCAAAGTGGCATgcggaagaaaaggcagatgCTGTCCTGGGTCTCGGGGACTTTCTCGGAATACCTGGCCCTCTTTCAGCTCGTGACGAACGATTCACAAAACGGTGGTACGACATATTCGTCAAG GATGCCAAACTGGACATCCCGTGGCTAATGACGcttggagaagaggaggcgttGGTGAAcccgtctgcttctgtccgACACCACTATACGGGGGAACACCCTAACTGGTACATGCCGAATGATGCGTACACCGCAACGTTCAGTTTCTCGACAAGCATGACAATGGCCAACGGTACAATTCAGCACGAGGCCTTCAACGCGACCGTGATCAACGTCAACACGTGGAATCTCTTCGTAGGCAATCCTATCG CGAACAATATGCAGTCGATGATGGACCGCTTAATGTGGCTGAGCGACCAGTTGTACACGGCCGTCAACCAGACGACGAACTGGCTGATCATCATGGGCCACCTCCCGCTGGTGTCTACTGGCCCTCAAGGCGAGCAGGGGCGCCTGCAGTACGTGGATGATTTGTACAAGAACGGCCAGCCACGCGGGCCCGAGGCCGTTCTCATCCAGATGCTTCTGTCGCACTACCAGGTCGACTTGTACGTGTCAGCTCACGACCATTTCATGGAATATGTTGCATTGGAAGATTTGAGCAAGAACACAACTACCGCCTTCATCACCAGTGGAGCGGctgtgcgtcttctcgaCAAAGATGTCGGGCGGGGGTGGATTGGACGGCTGCGTGGCGCACTGTACCCGATTCTCTGCTGGTCTGGGAGGCGCATCTTGTACGCGTTCCACCCTGGTGGGTGTCACCCGGAACGCTGGGATCAGAATCAAGCCTACCGGTTCTTTGCTCCCGTGAACAGCCAGTACAAAGTCAACATCGTGGAGCGGGTCACGAAGGCCACGGGGTTTGCCGCATTGCGACTCACTAAAGACTATTTGGTCGCGGAGTTCATTGACAGCCGGTCGAAGAAGCTTGCTGGTCGCAGGGCGAGCAAGCGGTCGAATAAGGATCAGCGCGATATCCAGTTCATGGACCCTGTCGCTGAAGGTCGACTGCGGTATGACGAGttggaagcagcgagaagcgcgTTTGCGGACGCAAATGAGGAGCGCATTAGCAAAGAGATACAGTTCGCGCGACAATGCCCCATCCTTGCACAGCGGATAAAATTCTACCAAACTGAAATCAACGATCTGGTATCCAAATACGACCAGATCGGGAAACAGAAAGATGCATATGAGGTGATGGACGACAATACCATTGAAATACTGCTTTCTGAAGGGGTCAACGTCGTCTCGCGCATCGCACAGGCCGTCTCCGAAATGAATGTCCTGGCTGGGGACTACGACAAGATGGTAAAAAAGTACCGCGAACTCATTGACCTAAAAGATACCATGCCTGCGGCTGATGACCCCCGTTACGCCCAGTTGTTTCAACTTGAGAAAGCCTACATCGATGCTCGGAAGATGCGGCAGCAGACAGCACGGGAACTTGCAGTCGGTCGCGATGGCATGCAGGACCGAGAGGGCGAGAAAGATTTGGAGCGCATGATTCTCAATATGCAGGTGATTCGGAGAGAAATTGTTGCGGTCGAGAACGACATAAAAGCGAACCCGTTTGTGCCTTCGGAAGAGCAGCCTGAAGAGGGCAAGGTGGACGTTAACGGTGCTGAAACGCCGGAAGGCGGTGATGGTAAGGAGCCTCTGCCAGCAATCAAGTATCCTGATGATTCCTTAGAGGCACGCATTGAGCGAAAGCgggagcagctgcagaagcacGAACGCTCGTTGTCGGCGTTGAAACGCGCTTCTCCAGAGGATCGCGAAAAGATCAAGATGCGCATTGTGGAGCTCGAAAGGCTGATCAAGGGTACTCAAGAAGAACTGGCTGCTATGCAACAGCGCTTGCAACGACAGCAGCAAGCCATGCGTCCGTCTCGAGTGTGGCAGCTGCTTCAACGGAGACAGGATCTCGAGACAAAGTTGTTGCAAATCAAGATTTTGGTAAACCAAGTGGAAAAGCTTccggaggaaacgcgaacgTCGCCTGACGCCAGGGCACAGGTGGAGCGTCTCACTGCGCAACGAGTGAACATTGAGAAAGACATTCGCGACATCAGTGACGAGCTGGGGACCCGTGAGCCGACggaactggagaagcagTGTCTGGACAAGAAAGCGAGCGTATGGCGGGCCGAGCTCGTTCTGGCTCAagagtctcttctttccgaAAAGCAGCGGTCTATCCCTGTTGTTCGTGATGCTGTGCACGCAGCGAAGCGATCGATTGGCGGACTGCGGAGAGAGCTAGAGGAACTCACAGAGAAAGTAAAAGTAGAGTTGCGTGAACGCGATGCAGCCTTTGACGCAGGGCTGGAGGCGTCACGTGTCCCGCCACCAGAGGCAGAAGGTAGAAAGGTGACGCCTGTTCCGGCGCCTCACGTGCAGGCGAATCTCGAAACGCAGGGCAGGTCACGCGCCGATGCGCTCATGCACGAATTCAACGGCGGTGAAGATGAAATCGCTGTTATCGATGAGGCGATTCGCGTCAGCCCACTTCTTAGTCCGGAGGAACGGGCAGAGTTAGAGAAGCTGGTTGGACCGGTTCAGGATTtgccgcagaagaaggcagatCTGGAGAAACGGCTAGCTGCACTGAAGGACCAGGCGGAACAGGAAGCGCAGGAAGCAAACGTAGACCCTGAGGCGAAACGTGCAGGAAGTGGTTCGCGCCGGCTCTTCGAATTGTTTGAACCGAAGAAAGAACCAACGCCTTACAAGCAACTCGAACCCATCGATCTTGGACCGGTTGACTCTTGCTTGCAAGTCCCGATGCTGGAGTATCACGTCGAAATTGCGTTGCACCCCACTATGCAGAAGTATATCAAGGACAAATGCATTTTCATTTTTGCTCAGATGGCATACCAGACCCAGTACCGAGTGATTCAGCCCGTCCATTTATATCTGAGAAGTCACAAGGGCCTCCAGACGCTGCTGTACCGCGTGCCCTCCGTCCATGTATTCCGGGCGTGGAATCAATTTTTTGGCAGCATGCACAACACACGTTTCAAGAGTCTTCTAAAGACGCTGAAGAAAGGTTTGAAGTTCGTGCATGAAACGTTCAAACCGGTCGGGGCCAGAGGTGAGGCTCTCGAGGCGAGTTAG